In the genome of Nevskia ramosa DSM 11499, one region contains:
- a CDS encoding acyltransferase: protein MLRFLPGWLSGVIMMVLLAVNTLFWATPLLIFALLKLISPIRSLSDLLSRAAAASGQHWATVNTLLGDALLPTRWTIRGVDKLDMKGQYLVSSNHQTWNDIYVLMKAFDRRAPFFKFFIKQELIWVPVLGLCWWALDYPFMKRYSSKYLAKHPELRGKDFETTKKACERYQNIPVTVLNFLEGTRFSKTKQAETKSPYTHLLKPKAGGFALTIGALGENINSLLDVTIVYPGGAKGFWDFVCCRVPEVIVDVRQITIPHEMYVGSYETDKLFRKHIQNWIADLWAQKDRRIGELLAEAGAA, encoded by the coding sequence ATGCTGCGTTTCCTGCCGGGCTGGCTGTCGGGCGTGATCATGATGGTGCTGCTGGCCGTCAACACGCTGTTCTGGGCCACGCCGCTGCTGATCTTTGCGCTGCTGAAACTGATTTCGCCGATCCGTAGCCTCAGCGATCTGCTGTCGCGCGCCGCGGCCGCCAGCGGCCAGCACTGGGCCACCGTCAATACGCTGCTCGGCGATGCGCTGCTGCCGACGCGCTGGACGATCCGCGGCGTCGACAAGCTCGACATGAAGGGCCAGTACCTGGTCAGTTCCAATCACCAGACCTGGAACGACATTTACGTGCTGATGAAGGCTTTCGATCGGCGCGCGCCGTTCTTCAAGTTCTTCATCAAGCAGGAACTGATCTGGGTGCCGGTACTCGGCCTGTGCTGGTGGGCGCTCGACTATCCGTTCATGAAGCGCTATTCGTCGAAGTACCTGGCCAAGCATCCGGAACTGCGTGGTAAGGATTTCGAGACCACCAAGAAGGCCTGCGAGCGCTACCAGAACATTCCGGTGACGGTGCTTAACTTTCTTGAAGGCACGCGCTTCAGCAAGACCAAGCAGGCCGAAACCAAGTCGCCGTACACGCATCTGCTGAAGCCGAAGGCGGGCGGTTTCGCGCTGACCATCGGCGCGCTCGGCGAGAACATCAATTCGCTGCTCGACGTCACCATCGTCTATCCAGGCGGCGCAAAGGGCTTCTGGGACTTCGTCTGCTGCCGGGTGCCGGAAGTGATCGTCGACGTTCGCCAGATCACCATTCCGCACGAAATGTATGTCGGCAGTTACGAGACCGACAAGCTGTTCCGCAAGCACATCCAGAACTGGATCGCCGATCTCTGGGCGCAGAAGGATCGCCGCATCGGCGAACTGCTCGCGGAGGCGGGCGCGGCTTGA
- a CDS encoding protease complex subunit PrcB family protein gives MRPGFASRFHHLAAPLAAVAAVLMAGCAGVSIPGLNRLPGGDDNAEVSEIRRLVSCGATSDAAVVTLLADEAALSSWQAARGINLIAAPGAALPPGPFAVVEHGARATGGYGLLISRLAYQHGHELRLTASFLSPKTGEVRSDGPTSPCVLVKLPSGNYDRVSVVDPSGKRRAQYLPPVPGAPAAAVPAAAAPVPAPAAVAPAPAAPIETAPAETAPAEPAPAAPVPAP, from the coding sequence ATGCGTCCAGGCTTCGCTTCCCGTTTCCATCACCTCGCTGCACCGCTCGCAGCGGTGGCTGCGGTGTTGATGGCGGGCTGCGCCGGCGTGTCGATTCCGGGGCTGAACCGGCTGCCGGGCGGCGACGATAACGCCGAAGTCAGCGAGATTCGCCGCCTCGTTTCCTGCGGCGCCACTAGCGACGCAGCCGTCGTCACCCTGCTGGCCGATGAAGCCGCGCTAAGCAGCTGGCAGGCGGCCCGCGGCATCAATCTGATTGCCGCGCCGGGCGCTGCTCTCCCACCGGGGCCGTTCGCGGTTGTCGAACACGGTGCTCGCGCGACCGGCGGTTATGGCTTGCTGATCAGCCGTCTCGCCTACCAGCACGGGCACGAATTGCGTCTGACCGCCAGCTTCCTGAGCCCGAAGACGGGCGAAGTGCGCAGCGACGGGCCGACCAGCCCTTGCGTGCTGGTCAAGCTGCCATCGGGCAACTACGACCGGGTCAGCGTCGTCGATCCGTCCGGCAAACGCCGTGCGCAGTACCTGCCGCCGGTTCCGGGTGCTCCTGCCGCTGCGGTGCCAGCTGCGGCTGCTCCAGTGCCTGCTCCCGCAGCGGTGGCGCCTGCTCCAGCCGCTCCGATCGAGACTGCGCCTGCGGAAACTGCGCCGGCCGAGCCAGCGCCCGCCGCGCCCGTACCGGCTCCATAA
- a CDS encoding GMC family oxidoreductase, producing the protein MSDQKTFDFIIAGGGSAGCVLANRLSASGKWKVCLIEAGPADSSPFIHMPAGIIPVVRSKILNWNFWTAPQANCGNRQMYWPRGRTLGGSSSINAMCYVRGHAWDYDHWASLGNEGWSYKDVLPYFRRMENFEAIDKVDDGRSYHGSGGPLNVAEPRYLNPLMKAFVAAGREAGHAVTDDFNGAQQEGVGYYHTMQKNGQRCSNARGFLDPVKGRDNLTVITRAHVARVLFEGKRAIGVRYLGGGRIHDVRASQEVILSAGAIGSPQVLLLSGVGPKAELSKHAIPQIHELPGVGENLQDHLDIHITMRERTRHSISLRPLGLLKGAWGVIRYLFGRRGELTSNFAQAGGFICSNAEQTVPDLQWHLVPFVYANHGQTLAPLFRHYAYTLMTCFLRPESRGRLSLRDADPMSAPLIDANYLATERDMQALVEGFHKARELLAQPAIARHAVDELEPGRAVQSDDDIRAYIRAKSETVYHPIGTCKMGRDAMAVVDPRLRVHGLTGLRVVDASIMPTLIGGNTNAPTTMIAERAADLILQDAALARSVPNYEGATAAAVA; encoded by the coding sequence ATGAGTGACCAGAAAACTTTTGATTTCATCATTGCTGGCGGCGGTTCTGCGGGCTGCGTGCTGGCCAATCGCCTGAGCGCCAGCGGCAAGTGGAAGGTCTGCCTGATCGAAGCCGGCCCGGCGGATTCCAGCCCGTTCATCCACATGCCGGCCGGCATCATTCCAGTGGTGCGCTCGAAGATCCTCAACTGGAATTTCTGGACCGCGCCGCAGGCGAACTGCGGCAACCGCCAGATGTACTGGCCGCGCGGCCGCACCCTGGGTGGCTCGTCGTCGATCAATGCCATGTGCTACGTCCGGGGCCACGCCTGGGATTACGACCACTGGGCCAGCCTTGGCAACGAGGGCTGGTCGTACAAGGACGTGCTGCCGTACTTCCGGCGCATGGAGAATTTCGAGGCGATCGACAAGGTCGACGACGGCCGTTCTTATCACGGCAGCGGCGGGCCTTTGAACGTCGCCGAGCCGCGCTACCTGAATCCGCTGATGAAGGCCTTCGTCGCCGCCGGCCGCGAAGCTGGACACGCGGTCACCGATGACTTCAACGGCGCGCAGCAGGAAGGGGTCGGCTACTACCACACGATGCAGAAGAACGGTCAGCGCTGCAGCAATGCGCGCGGCTTTCTCGATCCGGTCAAGGGCCGCGACAATCTGACGGTGATCACCCGCGCCCATGTCGCGCGCGTGCTGTTCGAAGGCAAGCGCGCGATCGGCGTGCGTTACCTCGGCGGCGGCCGCATTCACGATGTTCGCGCCAGCCAGGAAGTGATCCTCAGCGCCGGTGCCATCGGTTCGCCGCAGGTGTTGCTGCTGTCCGGCGTCGGCCCGAAGGCGGAGCTGAGCAAGCACGCCATACCGCAGATTCATGAACTGCCGGGTGTAGGCGAAAACCTGCAGGATCATCTCGACATCCACATCACGATGCGCGAGCGCACCCGGCATTCGATCAGCCTGCGTCCGCTGGGCCTGCTGAAAGGCGCCTGGGGCGTGATCCGCTATCTGTTCGGCCGGCGTGGCGAGCTGACCTCGAACTTCGCACAGGCCGGCGGCTTCATCTGCAGCAATGCCGAGCAGACGGTGCCGGATCTGCAATGGCATCTGGTACCGTTCGTCTACGCCAATCACGGCCAGACCCTGGCGCCGCTGTTCCGGCATTACGCCTACACCTTGATGACGTGTTTCCTGCGTCCGGAAAGCCGCGGCCGGCTGAGCTTGCGCGATGCCGATCCGATGTCCGCGCCCTTGATCGATGCCAACTATCTGGCCACCGAACGCGACATGCAGGCGCTGGTCGAAGGCTTCCACAAGGCGCGTGAACTGCTGGCCCAGCCGGCAATCGCCAGGCACGCCGTCGATGAGCTGGAACCGGGCCGCGCCGTGCAGAGCGACGACGACATCCGTGCCTACATCCGCGCCAAGTCCGAAACCGTCTACCACCCGATCGGCACCTGCAAGATGGGCCGCGATGCAATGGCCGTGGTCGACCCGCGTCTGCGTGTCCACGGGCTGACCGGACTGCGCGTGGTCGATGCCTCGATCATGCCGACCCTGATCGGCGGCAACACCAATGCGCCGACGACGATGATCGCCGAACGAGCTGCCGACCTGATCCTTCAGGATGCGGCGCTCGCGCGCAGCGTGCCAAACTACGAAGGCGCGACCGCAGCCGCTGTCGCCTGA
- a CDS encoding GspE/PulE family protein: MNALNSPQAADASTRRVDVPLNLDTVLSTLIADGLCTQAAAQALLAKPLLRGEHRHPLVRVAACDWDNPTLPGRKLTLEALMQWLAGRAGLPYLRIDPLGIEVARITTVMPYAYASRLKILPIKVQGSEVTIATSEPWVFDWVHDLKQALKLDIKRVVANPIDIDRYLVEFYALARSVKASGEERAKLVSFGSARSLEQLTDLGRRGQLTADDSHVVNIVDWLLQYAFESRASDIHLEPRRDSGNVRFRIDGVLHEVYQIPAPVMVAVTSRIKILGRMDVAEKRKPQDGRIKTRSPDGKEIELRCSSLPTAFGEKLVMRIFDPEVLVKDFRQLGFNEAEAKAWAAMIEQPNGIVLVTGPTGSGKTTTLYSSLKQLATPQVNVCTIEDPIELVDGSFNQMQVQPNIELGFAEGIRALMRQDPDIIMVGEIRDLETAEIAIQAALTGHLVLSTLHTNDAPSAISRLLDLGVPGYLIKSTLLGVVAQRLVRKLCPHCKRAAVIEPERWAEISGGWPIDRPAQIYAPVGCLECRETGYLGRVGIYEIMPLSATLNAAISATTDLLLLRQQALKDGMMPLRIAGCVKLAEGVTSVEEVLGLAAFTKVT; the protein is encoded by the coding sequence ATGAACGCTCTCAATTCGCCGCAGGCGGCCGACGCCAGCACTCGCCGTGTCGATGTCCCGCTGAACCTGGACACGGTGCTGTCGACCCTGATCGCCGATGGCCTCTGCACGCAGGCCGCGGCGCAGGCCTTGCTCGCCAAGCCGTTGCTGCGCGGCGAGCATCGGCATCCACTGGTGCGGGTCGCGGCTTGCGACTGGGACAACCCCACGCTACCGGGCCGCAAGCTGACCCTGGAAGCACTGATGCAATGGCTCGCTGGCCGCGCCGGCCTGCCCTATCTGCGCATCGATCCGCTCGGCATCGAAGTCGCGCGGATCACCACGGTGATGCCGTACGCCTATGCGTCGCGGCTGAAGATCCTGCCGATCAAGGTGCAGGGCAGCGAGGTGACGATCGCCACCAGCGAGCCCTGGGTGTTCGACTGGGTGCACGATCTGAAGCAGGCGCTGAAGCTCGACATCAAGCGCGTGGTCGCCAATCCGATCGACATCGATCGTTATCTGGTCGAGTTCTATGCGCTGGCCCGCTCGGTGAAAGCCAGCGGCGAGGAACGCGCGAAGCTAGTCAGCTTCGGCAGCGCGCGTTCGCTGGAACAGCTGACCGATCTCGGCCGCCGCGGCCAGCTGACGGCCGATGATTCGCACGTCGTCAACATCGTCGACTGGCTGCTGCAGTACGCCTTCGAATCGCGCGCCAGCGACATCCATCTGGAGCCGCGTCGCGACAGCGGCAACGTGCGCTTCCGCATCGACGGCGTGCTTCACGAGGTCTACCAGATCCCGGCGCCAGTGATGGTCGCGGTGACCAGCCGGATCAAGATCCTCGGCCGCATGGATGTCGCCGAGAAGCGCAAGCCGCAGGACGGCCGGATCAAGACCCGCTCGCCAGATGGCAAGGAGATCGAACTGCGTTGTTCGAGCCTGCCGACCGCGTTCGGCGAGAAGCTGGTCATGCGCATCTTCGACCCCGAAGTGCTGGTCAAGGATTTCCGCCAGCTCGGCTTCAACGAGGCCGAGGCCAAGGCCTGGGCAGCGATGATCGAGCAGCCGAACGGCATCGTGCTGGTCACCGGCCCGACCGGCTCGGGCAAGACCACGACGCTCTACTCATCGCTGAAGCAACTGGCGACACCGCAGGTCAACGTCTGCACGATCGAAGACCCGATCGAACTCGTCGACGGCAGCTTCAACCAGATGCAGGTGCAGCCGAACATCGAACTGGGCTTCGCAGAAGGCATCCGGGCGCTGATGCGCCAGGACCCGGACATCATCATGGTCGGCGAAATCCGCGATCTGGAAACTGCCGAGATCGCGATCCAGGCGGCGCTCACCGGCCATCTGGTGCTGTCGACGCTGCACACCAATGACGCGCCGAGCGCGATCAGCCGTTTGCTCGATCTGGGCGTGCCGGGTTATCTGATCAAGTCGACCTTGCTCGGTGTGGTGGCCCAGCGCCTGGTGCGCAAGCTGTGCCCGCACTGCAAGCGCGCTGCGGTGATCGAGCCCGAGCGCTGGGCCGAGATCAGCGGCGGCTGGCCGATCGACCGGCCGGCGCAGATCTACGCGCCGGTGGGCTGCCTGGAATGCCGCGAAACCGGCTATCTGGGCCGGGTCGGCATCTACGAGATCATGCCGCTGTCGGCGACCTTGAACGCCGCGATCAGCGCGACCACCGATCTGCTGCTGCTGCGCCAGCAGGCGCTCAAGGACGGCATGATGCCGCTGCGCATCGCTGGCTGCGTGAAGCTGGCCGAAGGCGTCACCAGCGTCGAGGAAGTGCTCGGTCTGGCGGCGTTCACGAAGGTCACTTAA
- a CDS encoding esterase-like activity of phytase family protein translates to MNRALRRSLFAVAVAGVLHVETAAAAVTLLGTGAISGTATDQSGLTGVLEDGVTLKNQIGGFGSAFTYTGRGLSFIATPDRGPADGNSSYIDRIYRIDIGVRQIAPYGTNAFQFTPAVVQTLLLSNEAGQPLTGSNAAFDATGSTDSLRFDPEGIRIDACGTSAYVSDEYGPYLYSFDLATGKRTGSVKLPTKLLIDAASANPASELSNNAFGRQANRGMEGLAISPDGSKLYGLMQNALIQDGALSPTNARVSTNSRLVEITLATGALREFYYPLDAAGYGLNEILAINDHEFLVIERDGRAGAAAQFKRIFKIDINGASDIRNIKSLPATEIPAGVVPVTKTPFIDLLSPAFGLAGASFPEKIEGLAFGPTLPTGQRTLLVTSDNDFFANQNSNIFVFGVDAADLPGYQAQQVRSCQ, encoded by the coding sequence ATGAACCGAGCTTTGCGCAGATCGCTGTTTGCCGTGGCTGTTGCCGGCGTGCTGCATGTCGAAACCGCTGCCGCCGCCGTGACCCTGCTGGGCACCGGCGCGATTTCCGGCACCGCCACCGACCAGTCCGGCCTCACCGGCGTGCTCGAAGACGGCGTCACCCTGAAGAACCAGATCGGCGGCTTCGGCTCGGCGTTCACCTATACCGGTCGCGGCCTGAGCTTCATCGCCACCCCGGATCGTGGCCCGGCAGACGGCAACAGCAGCTACATCGACCGCATCTACCGCATCGACATCGGCGTGCGCCAGATCGCCCCGTACGGCACCAACGCCTTCCAGTTCACGCCGGCGGTCGTCCAGACCCTGCTGCTCAGCAATGAAGCCGGCCAGCCGCTGACCGGCAGCAACGCCGCGTTCGACGCCACCGGCTCGACCGACAGCCTGCGCTTCGATCCGGAAGGCATCCGCATCGACGCCTGTGGCACCAGCGCCTACGTTTCCGACGAATACGGCCCGTACCTGTACTCGTTCGACCTGGCCACCGGCAAGCGCACCGGCTCGGTGAAGCTGCCGACCAAGCTGCTGATCGATGCCGCTTCGGCCAACCCGGCCAGCGAACTGAGCAACAACGCGTTCGGCCGTCAGGCCAACCGCGGCATGGAAGGCCTGGCGATCAGCCCGGATGGCAGCAAGCTTTACGGCTTGATGCAGAACGCGCTGATCCAGGACGGCGCTCTGAGCCCGACCAACGCCCGCGTCAGCACCAACTCCCGCCTGGTCGAAATCACCCTGGCAACCGGCGCGCTGCGCGAGTTCTATTACCCGCTCGATGCCGCCGGCTACGGCCTGAACGAAATCCTGGCGATCAACGACCACGAGTTCCTGGTCATCGAGCGTGACGGCCGCGCCGGTGCTGCCGCCCAGTTCAAGCGCATCTTCAAGATCGACATCAATGGCGCCAGCGACATCCGCAACATCAAGTCGCTGCCGGCGACCGAGATTCCCGCCGGCGTGGTACCGGTGACCAAGACGCCGTTCATCGATCTGCTCAGCCCGGCGTTTGGCCTGGCAGGCGCCAGCTTCCCGGAGAAGATCGAAGGCCTGGCGTTCGGCCCGACCCTGCCGACCGGCCAGCGCACCTTGCTGGTCACCTCCGACAACGACTTCTTCGCCAACCAGAACTCGAACATCTTCGTGTTCGGTGTCGATGCCGCCGATCTGCCGGGTTATCAGGCGCAGCAGGTGCGCAGCTGCCAGTAA
- the pstB gene encoding phosphate ABC transporter ATP-binding protein PstB, whose protein sequence is MNEANPAPISTQRPYLTPRDTSAPKLPMNEKVSVRDVNFYYGDYRALKSISMPIYDKKVTALIGPSGCGKSTLLRIFNRMYDLYPKQRAEGEILFEGKNLLDPKQDLNLLRARIGMVFQKPTPFPMSIYDNIAFGIRLYEKVPKSELDDRVETALKRGALWDEVKDKLNQSGLGLSGGQQQRLCIARSIAVRPEVLLLDEPTSALDPIATAKVEELIYQLKSDYTICIVTHNMQQAARVADFTAFMYLGELVEFGETSQVFTKPKESKTEDYITGRFG, encoded by the coding sequence ATGAACGAAGCCAATCCCGCACCGATTTCGACGCAGCGGCCGTATCTCACTCCGCGCGATACCAGCGCGCCGAAGCTGCCGATGAACGAGAAGGTCTCGGTGCGCGACGTCAACTTCTACTACGGCGACTACCGGGCGCTGAAGTCGATTTCGATGCCGATCTACGACAAGAAGGTCACCGCGCTGATCGGCCCCTCCGGCTGCGGCAAGTCGACCCTGCTGCGCATCTTCAACCGCATGTACGACCTTTACCCGAAGCAGCGGGCGGAAGGCGAAATCCTGTTCGAAGGCAAGAACCTGCTGGACCCGAAACAGGATCTGAACCTGCTGCGCGCGCGCATCGGCATGGTCTTCCAGAAGCCGACGCCGTTCCCGATGTCGATCTACGACAACATCGCCTTCGGCATTCGTCTGTACGAAAAGGTGCCGAAGTCCGAGCTCGACGATCGCGTTGAAACGGCGCTGAAGCGCGGCGCGCTGTGGGACGAAGTGAAGGACAAGCTGAACCAGAGCGGCCTGGGCCTTTCGGGCGGTCAGCAGCAGCGCCTGTGCATCGCCCGCTCGATCGCCGTGCGCCCGGAAGTGCTGTTGCTCGATGAGCCGACCTCGGCGCTCGATCCAATCGCCACGGCCAAGGTCGAAGAACTGATCTATCAGCTGAAGAGCGATTACACGATCTGTATCGTCACCCACAACATGCAGCAGGCCGCCCGCGTCGCCGACTTCACGGCGTTCATGTATCTCGGCGAACTGGTCGAGTTCGGTGAAACCAGCCAGGTATTCACCAAGCCGAAGGAATCGAAGACCGAGGACTACATCACGGGTCGATTCGGCTGA
- the pstA gene encoding phosphate ABC transporter permease PstA, whose protein sequence is MAMYNRRRFVSRLLMVLSWAAAVSGMFVLLLILGTLVYRGVGGLNLAVFTENTPPPGSAGGILNAIFGSVVMTLLGTALGTPIGILAGTYMAEYGRNTWLTTVVRFINDILLSAPSIVIGLFVYEVMVVTMGHFSAWAGGVALALLVLPVVVRTTEDMLLLVPDGLREAAAALGSPRWLVISKVCYRAAKAGMVTGVLLAIARVTGETAPLLFTALNNQFMSTNMNAPMANLPVVIFQFALSPYPEWQQLAWTAALLITMTVLILNIGARALSTQNSKKN, encoded by the coding sequence ATGGCGATGTACAACCGCCGCCGCTTCGTCAGCCGCCTGCTGATGGTGCTGTCCTGGGCGGCCGCGGTCTCCGGCATGTTCGTGCTGTTGCTGATCCTCGGCACGCTCGTGTACCGCGGCGTCGGTGGTCTGAACCTCGCGGTGTTCACCGAGAACACGCCGCCGCCAGGCAGTGCTGGCGGCATCCTGAATGCGATCTTCGGCAGCGTGGTGATGACCCTGCTCGGCACCGCGCTGGGCACGCCGATCGGCATCCTCGCCGGCACCTACATGGCCGAGTACGGCCGCAACACCTGGCTGACCACGGTCGTCCGCTTCATCAACGACATCCTGCTGTCGGCACCGTCGATCGTCATCGGCCTGTTCGTCTACGAAGTCATGGTGGTGACCATGGGCCACTTCTCGGCCTGGGCCGGCGGTGTCGCGCTGGCGCTGCTCGTGCTGCCGGTGGTGGTGCGCACCACAGAAGACATGCTGCTGCTGGTGCCGGATGGCCTGCGCGAAGCTGCTGCCGCGCTCGGCTCACCGCGCTGGCTGGTGATTTCCAAGGTCTGCTACCGCGCTGCCAAGGCCGGCATGGTCACCGGCGTGCTGCTCGCCATTGCCCGCGTCACCGGCGAGACCGCGCCACTGCTGTTCACCGCCCTCAACAACCAGTTCATGTCCACCAACATGAACGCACCGATGGCCAATCTGCCGGTTGTCATCTTCCAGTTCGCACTGAGTCCCTATCCTGAGTGGCAGCAGCTGGCCTGGACGGCAGCACTGCTGATCACGATGACGGTACTGATCCTGAATATCGGTGCCCGCGCGCTGTCGACCCAGAATTCGAAGAAGAACTGA
- the pstC gene encoding phosphate ABC transporter permease subunit PstC, translating into MQSISSAGLRRHTLWDAVLRSATRIAAITVLLLLTGVIVTLINGSWLAFKTFGFDFLTTEKWNPVTEKFGALAPVYGTIITSLIAMVIGIPISLGIAIFLTELCPPSLKRSISTAIELLAGIPSIIYGIWGLFVLAPFLQVHVQPVVIEAFEGVPFLGAMFAGPPYGIGVFTAGIILSIMVLPYITSVTRDVFETVPPVLKESAYGLGCTTWEVVTKVVLPFTRTGVIGGVMLGLGRALGETMAVTFVIGNAHRISGSILAPGTTISASIANEFTEAETELYSSSLIALGLLLFVITFIVLAIARYMLYRLKQKAG; encoded by the coding sequence ATGCAGTCCATCTCGTCGGCCGGATTGCGTCGTCACACCCTCTGGGATGCCGTGCTGCGTTCCGCTACGCGGATCGCCGCGATCACCGTGCTGCTGCTGCTCACGGGTGTGATCGTGACCTTGATCAATGGCTCGTGGCTGGCCTTCAAGACTTTCGGTTTTGATTTTCTGACCACCGAAAAATGGAACCCGGTGACCGAGAAGTTCGGCGCACTGGCGCCGGTCTACGGCACCATCATCACTTCGTTGATCGCCATGGTGATCGGCATTCCGATCAGCCTTGGCATCGCGATCTTTCTCACCGAACTCTGTCCGCCGAGCCTGAAGCGCAGCATCTCCACGGCCATCGAACTGCTGGCTGGCATCCCGTCGATCATCTACGGCATCTGGGGCCTGTTCGTACTCGCGCCGTTCCTGCAGGTGCACGTGCAACCGGTGGTCATCGAAGCCTTCGAAGGCGTGCCTTTCCTCGGCGCGATGTTTGCCGGCCCGCCCTACGGCATCGGCGTGTTCACGGCCGGCATCATCCTCAGCATCATGGTGCTGCCGTACATCACCTCGGTCACCCGCGACGTCTTCGAGACCGTGCCGCCGGTGCTCAAGGAATCCGCCTACGGTCTCGGCTGCACGACCTGGGAAGTGGTCACCAAGGTGGTGCTGCCGTTCACCCGCACCGGCGTCATCGGCGGCGTCATGCTCGGCCTGGGCCGCGCACTCGGTGAAACGATGGCGGTCACTTTCGTGATCGGCAACGCCCACCGCATCTCCGGTTCGATCCTGGCACCCGGCACGACCATTTCCGCATCGATCGCCAACGAGTTCACCGAAGCCGAGACCGAGCTGTATTCGTCCAGCCTGATCGCGCTCGGCCTGCTGCTGTTCGTGATCACCTTCATCGTGCTGGCGATCGCTCGCTACATGCTCTATCGCCTCAAGCAGAAAGCCGGATAA
- the pstS gene encoding phosphate ABC transporter substrate-binding protein PstS, whose amino-acid sequence MNKAALRTFVLGAAVTFIAPMALAADISGAGSTFFYPIASKWADTYKKDTDIGLNYQSIGSGGGIKQIKAKTVTFGASDKPLKIEELNEAGLTQFPAVMGGVVPVINVDGINPGDLVLSSDLISRIFLGQITAWDDKAIVALNPSAKLPKTKIAVVHRSDGSGTTFLFTDYLAKTNSEWREAVGANSAVEWPTGIGAKGNEGVAGVVKQTKGSIGYIEYAYAKQNKLTYTKMINKSGGTVAPEADTFKAAASNANWDSAPGFYVILTDQPGAQSWPITGAVFVLMYKQPSDPATVGEALKFFDWSMSAAGAKQADDLDYVPMPEAVVKLIQASWKANIKDKAGQAVFK is encoded by the coding sequence ATCAACAAAGCTGCGCTGCGTACCTTCGTGCTTGGCGCGGCCGTCACCTTCATCGCGCCGATGGCGCTGGCTGCCGACATATCCGGCGCCGGATCAACCTTTTTCTATCCGATCGCCTCGAAGTGGGCGGATACCTACAAGAAAGACACCGACATCGGCCTCAACTATCAGTCGATCGGTTCGGGCGGCGGCATCAAGCAGATCAAGGCCAAGACCGTCACCTTCGGCGCTTCCGACAAGCCGCTGAAAATCGAAGAACTCAACGAAGCCGGCCTGACGCAGTTCCCGGCCGTGATGGGCGGTGTCGTGCCGGTCATCAATGTCGATGGAATCAATCCGGGCGACCTGGTGCTGAGTTCCGACCTCATTTCGCGCATCTTCCTCGGCCAGATCACCGCCTGGGACGACAAGGCGATCGTCGCGCTGAACCCGTCGGCCAAGCTGCCGAAGACCAAGATCGCCGTTGTCCATCGTTCGGATGGTTCGGGCACCACGTTCCTGTTTACCGACTACCTCGCGAAGACCAATTCGGAATGGCGTGAAGCCGTGGGTGCCAATTCCGCCGTCGAGTGGCCGACCGGTATCGGCGCCAAGGGCAATGAAGGCGTTGCCGGCGTGGTCAAGCAAACCAAGGGCTCGATCGGTTACATCGAGTACGCCTACGCCAAGCAGAACAAGCTGACGTACACCAAGATGATCAACAAGAGCGGCGGCACCGTCGCTCCGGAGGCCGACACCTTCAAGGCTGCCGCCTCCAATGCCAACTGGGATTCGGCGCCCGGCTTCTACGTCATCCTGACCGATCAGCCCGGTGCCCAGAGCTGGCCGATCACCGGTGCCGTGTTCGTGCTGATGTACAAGCAGCCGTCCGATCCGGCGACTGTCGGCGAAGCGCTGAAGTTCTTCGACTGGTCGATGTCGGCCGCCGGTGCCAAGCAGGCCGACGATCTGGACTACGTGCCGATGCCCGAGGCGGTGGTCAAGCTGATCCAGGCCTCCTGGAAGGCCAACATCAAGGACAAGGCAGGTCAGGCCGTCTTCAAGTAA